The following proteins are co-located in the Aeromicrobium phoceense genome:
- a CDS encoding glycosyltransferase family 2 protein: MTDLVTTVVITRDRVDQLLQTLPRHEGRVIVVDNASSDGTAAAALARCPGVRVIVLPRNVAGAARNIGVEAATTPFVAFSDDDSWWDPGSLARAAEIMADHPSLAVLAARVVVEPGGREDPFNEVLATSPLAGSPDVPGRPILGFMACAAMVRREPFLEAGGFHPLLGVGGEEQVLAWDLAARGWDLRYEPSLLVHHEPRPSGTRGDRRTKALRRSAVIAGLLRRPWPDVGRTVLHGLGASGPDRAGVGAAVVRLGPALAGRRVLPRAVREQIRVLGD; the protein is encoded by the coding sequence TCGGGTGATCGTCGTCGACAACGCCTCCAGCGACGGCACGGCCGCGGCGGCGCTCGCCCGGTGCCCCGGGGTGCGGGTCATCGTCCTGCCGAGGAACGTGGCGGGCGCCGCGCGCAACATCGGCGTCGAGGCGGCGACCACGCCGTTCGTCGCGTTCTCCGACGACGACTCGTGGTGGGATCCCGGGTCGCTCGCACGCGCCGCGGAGATCATGGCCGACCATCCCTCGCTGGCCGTCCTGGCCGCACGGGTCGTCGTGGAACCGGGCGGCCGCGAGGACCCGTTCAACGAGGTGCTCGCGACGTCCCCGCTGGCCGGATCGCCCGACGTCCCGGGCCGTCCGATCCTCGGCTTCATGGCCTGTGCCGCCATGGTGCGCCGGGAGCCGTTCCTCGAGGCGGGTGGCTTCCACCCGCTGCTGGGCGTCGGCGGCGAGGAGCAGGTGCTGGCGTGGGACCTGGCTGCCCGCGGCTGGGACCTGCGGTACGAGCCGTCCCTGCTCGTCCACCACGAGCCGCGCCCCTCCGGCACGCGAGGCGATCGACGGACGAAGGCGCTGCGCCGCTCGGCCGTGATCGCGGGCCTCCTGCGGCGGCCCTGGCCCGACGTCGGCCGGACGGTGCTCCACGGACTCGGGGCCTCGGGACCCGACCGGGCGGGCGTGGGCGCCGCCGTCGTCCGGCTCGGACCCGCGCTGGCGGGACGGCGCGTCCTCCCCCGCGCAGTGCGCGAGCAGATCCGCGTCCTCGGCGACTGA